The following proteins come from a genomic window of Denitromonas sp.:
- a CDS encoding response regulator transcription factor, with protein MSHSPLAGMRLVIADDHAVVRMGFRLLLEGAGATVLAEAENGEQAIALFSEHLPDALVMDVSMPGQGGLATLERLIAHHRGARVLMLSAHDDMQIPARALKGGATGYLCKRARPDELVRAVACVARGERYIDPELAPRLALAQFSDSDPVAQLSDKEFTVFKQLALGRSVAEVADTHHLAPSTVGTHLYRIKQKLNASNAAELALIAVRSGLIEV; from the coding sequence ATGAGCCACTCACCCCTTGCCGGAATGCGCCTTGTCATCGCCGACGACCATGCCGTGGTGCGCATGGGTTTCCGACTCCTGCTCGAAGGCGCCGGCGCCACGGTGCTGGCCGAAGCCGAAAACGGTGAGCAGGCCATCGCGCTGTTTTCCGAGCACCTGCCCGACGCGCTGGTCATGGACGTCTCCATGCCCGGTCAGGGTGGTCTCGCCACACTGGAGCGGCTCATCGCCCACCACCGCGGCGCCCGAGTGCTGATGCTCTCTGCGCATGACGACATGCAGATCCCGGCCCGCGCCCTCAAGGGCGGCGCCACCGGCTATCTGTGCAAGCGCGCCCGACCCGACGAGCTGGTGCGCGCGGTGGCCTGTGTGGCACGCGGCGAGCGCTACATCGACCCCGAACTCGCGCCCCGGCTGGCACTGGCGCAGTTCAGCGACAGCGACCCGGTGGCGCAACTGTCCGACAAGGAGTTCACCGTCTTCAAGCAGCTCGCTCTCGGCCGCTCGGTGGCCGAGGTGGCCGACACCCATCATCTGGCGCCGAGCACCGTCGGCACCCACCTGTACCGCATCAAGCAGAAGCTCAACGCCAGCAACGCCGCCGAACTGGCGCTGATCGCCGTGCGCAGCGGCTTGATCGAGGTGTGA
- a CDS encoding sensor histidine kinase → MHPRARLDTRVSLVVTLAAAVLMLFGGSLWLAATRDAIHEEIEAATRVAEQWVAVLSHDADAEPTHLIQQLSAVGRVRANTLEITTPDGTLRYRSPAPTYKAGRDAPAWFAALLTPDFAPRMVTGPGLHIRLLPDASRSVLDAWDNAVAAAGWALAILVLLGVAVRRAIDRALAPLTEFEAALAHTGDGRFDIRLPRQRSLELDRLAEGYNQMAARLAASLHDNARLEEDQAFSRALTARLEEERRQLARELHDEFGQGITAVRAITGAIAQKSRDDAALHGNAQAILAMTGQMQDGVRAILERLRKPGADAPARLDDALRAYCTHWRGCYPAIDLQLALAPLPATLDARFSLAVLRLVQEALTNVARHAEATAVSVRVASTGAGLTLKIADNGQGFDASAPSGRFGLTGMRERVCAHRGRLDIITAPGTGCTLNIDLPWAAVPAAPVTSGESA, encoded by the coding sequence ATGCACCCCCGCGCCCGCCTCGATACCCGCGTCAGCCTGGTGGTCACCCTGGCCGCCGCGGTGCTGATGCTCTTCGGCGGCTCGCTGTGGCTGGCCGCCACGCGCGACGCCATTCATGAAGAAATCGAGGCGGCCACGCGGGTGGCCGAACAATGGGTTGCCGTCCTCTCGCACGATGCCGATGCCGAGCCGACACACCTGATCCAACAGCTCAGCGCCGTCGGCCGGGTGCGCGCCAACACGCTCGAAATCACCACCCCCGACGGCACCCTGCGCTACCGCTCCCCCGCCCCCACCTACAAAGCCGGCCGCGACGCGCCGGCCTGGTTTGCCGCCCTGCTCACCCCCGATTTCGCCCCCCGCATGGTCACCGGCCCGGGCTTGCACATCCGCCTGCTGCCCGACGCCTCGCGCTCGGTGCTCGACGCCTGGGACAACGCCGTCGCCGCCGCCGGCTGGGCGCTGGCGATCCTGGTATTGCTCGGCGTCGCCGTACGCCGTGCCATCGACCGCGCCCTGGCGCCGCTCACCGAATTCGAAGCCGCCCTCGCCCACACCGGCGACGGCCGCTTCGACATCCGCCTGCCGCGCCAGCGCAGCCTTGAGCTCGACCGTCTCGCCGAAGGCTACAACCAGATGGCCGCCCGCCTGGCCGCCTCGCTGCACGACAACGCCCGCCTCGAAGAAGACCAGGCCTTCTCGCGCGCCCTCACCGCCCGCCTTGAAGAAGAGCGCCGCCAACTGGCGCGCGAGCTGCACGACGAGTTCGGCCAGGGCATCACCGCCGTGCGCGCCATCACCGGTGCCATTGCCCAGAAAAGCCGCGACGACGCCGCCCTGCATGGCAACGCCCAGGCCATCCTGGCCATGACCGGGCAGATGCAGGACGGCGTGCGCGCCATCCTCGAACGCCTGCGCAAGCCCGGTGCCGACGCGCCTGCCCGGCTCGACGACGCCTTGCGCGCCTACTGCACCCACTGGCGCGGCTGCTATCCGGCCATCGACCTGCAACTGGCGCTCGCCCCGCTGCCGGCCACGCTCGACGCCCGCTTCAGCCTCGCCGTGCTGCGCCTGGTGCAGGAAGCCCTCACCAACGTCGCCCGCCACGCCGAGGCCACCGCGGTGAGTGTCCGCGTCGCCAGCACCGGCGCCGGCCTCACGCTCAAGATCGCCGACAACGGCCAAGGCTTCGACGCCAGCGCGCCGTCCGGGCGCTTCGGCCTCACCGGCATGCGCGAGCGCGTCTGCGCGCATCGCGGCCGCCTCGACATCATCACCGCGCCCGGCACGGGCTGCACCCTGAACATCGACCTGCCGTGGGCCGCCGTCCCGGCCGCCCCAGTCACCTCCGGAGAATCCGCATGA
- a CDS encoding TonB-dependent receptor has translation MIKHTPIALLIAALGSTAHAADPATLGTVEVVGTAPLPGLDVPRDHVPSAIRTLDDTALRNAGGASLAENLQRRLPGVSVNDVTGNPLQADLNYRGFTASPLLGTPQGLSVFMDGVRLNETFGDVVSWDLIPQSAIADLTLAPGANPLYGLNTQGGAIGLHTKRGDTHPGGEASLSSGAFGRTRASLSHGGSKDELSWFVAGDALRDDGWRERSPSEAGQLFGKLAWTTATTDIALTLAQANTDLIGNGLTPTSLLSDDRNTVFTHPDQTRNRSTLLALSASHWLSDSDRLAANAYLRRTRSRTLNGDANDDYEEAYENWVTGGMVGAAPDETGVLNRTATDQNSAGLGLQWTHYAERHQFALGVSHDRGHARFSQTAQEGELTDDRGVDTEEARELENKLSGRTLTTSVYVTDTIALAPTVQLTAAARFNHTHVINRDKLNRTAPNLDGDFTYNKLNPALGLTWQASPALTVYGGVSQSNRAPSPIELGCADPDNPCTLPNALAADPFLKQVVTRSLELGLRGQSGEGLRWHAGLFRATNHDDILFVGTSTSAGYFTNFGQTRRQGLELGASGNTGAFDWRIDYTLLDATFRSSACLLAENNSSRGQSAECTSGGQDDEILVSRGDRLPGLPRHSLKLGLDWRATERLTVGASVLAYSGQTARGNENNQHRAGTATDRFGETREFDDDGKLPGYAILNLSADYALGGGWTLFGRIDNLFDQRYATAAALAENPFVDGSFQADPDDWRRERFEAPGTPRAGWIGVRYAWGGR, from the coding sequence ATGATCAAACACACCCCCATCGCCCTCCTGATCGCCGCCCTCGGCAGCACCGCCCACGCGGCCGACCCCGCCACCCTCGGCACCGTCGAAGTCGTCGGCACCGCCCCGCTGCCCGGCCTCGATGTCCCGCGCGACCACGTCCCCAGCGCCATCCGCACGCTCGACGACACCGCGCTGCGCAATGCCGGCGGCGCCTCGCTGGCCGAAAACCTGCAACGCCGCCTGCCCGGCGTGTCGGTCAATGACGTCACCGGCAACCCCTTGCAGGCCGACCTCAACTACCGCGGCTTCACCGCCAGCCCGCTGCTCGGCACGCCGCAAGGCCTGTCGGTGTTCATGGACGGCGTGCGGCTCAACGAAACCTTCGGCGACGTGGTCAGCTGGGACCTCATTCCGCAGTCGGCCATTGCCGATCTCACCCTCGCCCCCGGGGCCAACCCGCTCTACGGGCTCAACACCCAGGGCGGCGCCATCGGCCTGCACACCAAGCGCGGCGACACCCACCCCGGCGGCGAAGCCAGCCTGTCGAGCGGCGCCTTCGGTCGCACCCGGGCCAGCCTGTCGCATGGCGGCTCCAAAGACGAGCTGTCCTGGTTCGTCGCCGGCGACGCCCTGCGCGACGACGGCTGGCGCGAACGCTCGCCCTCCGAGGCCGGTCAGCTCTTCGGCAAGCTGGCCTGGACCACCGCCACCACCGACATCGCCCTCACGCTGGCGCAAGCCAACACCGACCTCATCGGCAACGGCCTGACGCCCACCAGCTTGCTGAGCGACGACCGCAACACCGTATTCACCCACCCCGACCAGACCCGCAACCGCAGCACCCTGCTCGCCCTGTCGGCCAGCCACTGGCTGAGCGACAGCGACCGCCTCGCCGCCAACGCCTATCTGCGCCGTACCCGCTCGCGCACGCTCAACGGCGACGCCAACGACGACTACGAAGAGGCCTACGAAAACTGGGTCACCGGCGGCATGGTCGGCGCGGCACCGGACGAGACCGGCGTGCTCAACCGCACCGCCACCGACCAGAACAGTGCCGGCCTCGGCCTGCAGTGGACGCATTACGCCGAACGCCACCAGTTCGCCCTCGGCGTGAGCCACGACCGCGGCCACGCCCGCTTCTCGCAAACCGCCCAGGAAGGCGAGCTGACCGACGACCGCGGCGTCGACACCGAAGAAGCGCGCGAACTGGAAAACAAGCTCTCCGGCCGCACCCTGACCACCAGCGTGTATGTCACCGACACCATCGCCCTGGCGCCCACCGTGCAACTGACCGCCGCCGCCCGCTTCAACCACACCCATGTCATCAACCGCGACAAGCTCAACCGCACCGCCCCCAACCTCGACGGCGACTTCACCTACAACAAGCTCAACCCCGCACTCGGCCTCACCTGGCAAGCCAGCCCGGCGCTGACCGTGTATGGCGGCGTCAGCCAGAGCAACCGCGCCCCCAGCCCCATCGAACTGGGCTGCGCCGACCCCGACAACCCCTGCACCCTGCCCAACGCCCTGGCCGCCGACCCCTTCCTCAAGCAAGTGGTCACCCGCAGCCTCGAGCTCGGCCTGCGCGGCCAAAGCGGCGAGGGCCTGCGCTGGCACGCCGGCCTGTTCCGCGCCACCAACCACGACGACATCCTGTTTGTCGGCACCTCCACCAGCGCCGGCTACTTCACCAACTTCGGCCAGACCCGCCGCCAGGGGCTGGAACTGGGCGCCAGCGGCAATACCGGCGCCTTCGACTGGCGCATCGACTACACCCTGCTCGACGCCACCTTCCGCAGCAGCGCCTGCCTGCTGGCCGAAAACAATTCGAGCCGCGGCCAAAGCGCCGAGTGCACCTCCGGCGGCCAGGACGACGAAATCCTCGTCTCGCGCGGCGACCGCCTGCCCGGCCTGCCGCGCCACAGCCTCAAGCTCGGCCTCGACTGGCGCGCCACCGAGCGGCTCACCGTCGGCGCCAGCGTGCTCGCCTACAGCGGCCAGACCGCCCGCGGCAACGAAAACAACCAGCACCGCGCCGGCACCGCCACCGACCGCTTCGGCGAGACCCGCGAGTTCGACGACGACGGCAAGCTGCCCGGCTACGCCATCCTCAACCTCTCGGCCGACTACGCCCTCGGCGGCGGCTGGACGCTGTTCGGCCGCATCGACAACCTCTTCGACCAGCGCTACGCCACCGCCGCCGCGCTGGCCGAAAACCCCTTTGTTGACGGCAGCTTCCAGGCCGACCCCGACGACTGGCGCCGCGAGCGTTTCGAAGCGCCGGGCACGCCGCGCGCGGGCTGGATCGGCGTGCGCTACGCCTGGGGCGGTCGCTGA
- a CDS encoding quinoprotein relay system zinc metallohydrolase 1 produces MKRLLAALALIAWLPVAPAAGFDYQLTPRQIAPGTWVLEGAQEDFSFANGGRIVNTAFVVTDAGVVVIDSGPSRQYGEQTVAAIGRITEQAIVKVWITHHHPDHFLGNQAFARKTLGALARTITDIETDGKAFNENMYRLVGDAMRDTEVVVPTEALTPGTVDIGGHRFELLALDGHTAGDLAVFDHTTGVLFAGDLVFHDRTPTTPHATITRWLKSLDVLAALPFKQLVPGHGPVAADAAPIRQTRDYLKWLDGLLTQSAAAGLDMTEVMRLPLPKVFRQMAVIDAEFPRSVSHLFPAAEEAALNTTSSHAKH; encoded by the coding sequence ATGAAGCGCCTGCTCGCCGCCCTCGCCCTCATCGCCTGGCTCCCCGTCGCGCCGGCCGCCGGTTTCGACTACCAGCTCACGCCGCGCCAGATCGCCCCCGGCACCTGGGTGCTCGAAGGCGCGCAAGAAGACTTCTCCTTCGCCAACGGCGGGCGCATCGTCAACACCGCCTTCGTCGTCACCGACGCCGGCGTGGTGGTGATCGACAGCGGCCCCTCGCGGCAATATGGCGAGCAGACCGTCGCCGCCATCGGCCGCATCACCGAGCAGGCCATCGTCAAGGTGTGGATCACCCACCACCACCCTGACCACTTCCTCGGCAACCAGGCCTTTGCCCGCAAAACCCTGGGCGCGCTGGCGCGCACCATCACCGACATCGAAACCGACGGCAAAGCCTTCAACGAAAACATGTACCGCCTGGTCGGCGACGCCATGCGCGACACCGAAGTGGTGGTGCCGACCGAGGCGCTCACGCCCGGCACGGTCGACATCGGCGGCCACCGCTTCGAGCTGCTCGCCCTAGACGGCCACACCGCCGGCGACCTCGCCGTGTTCGACCACACCACCGGCGTGCTCTTTGCCGGCGACCTGGTCTTCCACGACCGCACCCCCACCACGCCGCACGCCACCATCACCCGCTGGCTCAAGAGCCTCGACGTGCTCGCGGCCCTGCCCTTCAAACAGCTCGTACCCGGCCACGGCCCGGTCGCCGCCGACGCCGCCCCGATCCGCCAGACCCGCGACTACCTCAAATGGCTGGACGGCCTCCTCACCCAGAGCGCCGCCGCCGGGCTCGACATGACCGAAGTCATGCGCCTGCCGCTGCCAAAAGTCTTCCGCCAGATGGCCGTCATCGACGCCGAGTTTCCGCGTTCGGTCAGCCATCTGTTTCCGGCCGCAGAAGAAGCGGCGCTCAACACCACATCAAGCCACGCTAAGCACTGA
- a CDS encoding quinoprotein dehydrogenase-associated SoxYZ-like carrier, producing MTALPRAAAFCLALWAAQALADADPLDSARWGDMRTQLFAADATVVFDPRVQVTGPLTAEDPMNVPIAVDATALPGVTEVLVFADFNPITKVLAFRPAAARAELAFRIKLQQSSPVRAAARTADGVWHVGGTWVITTGGGCTVPSTGSASPEWQRRLNEVSGRIWSRPEGNRVRLRIIHPMDTGLAASIPAFYIEQLSIVDGQQRVLMEIDAFEPVSENPLFTLDLPPSVTDLAAVQITGRDNNGNLVNAWVER from the coding sequence ATGACCGCACTGCCGCGCGCCGCTGCGTTCTGCCTGGCCCTGTGGGCTGCACAGGCCCTCGCCGACGCCGACCCGCTCGACTCTGCCCGCTGGGGCGACATGCGCACCCAGCTGTTCGCCGCCGACGCTACCGTGGTGTTCGACCCGCGAGTGCAGGTCACCGGCCCGCTCACCGCCGAAGACCCGATGAACGTGCCCATCGCGGTCGACGCCACCGCCCTGCCCGGCGTCACCGAAGTGCTGGTGTTTGCCGACTTCAACCCGATCACCAAGGTGCTCGCCTTCCGCCCCGCCGCCGCACGCGCCGAACTGGCCTTCCGCATCAAGCTGCAGCAATCCTCGCCGGTGCGTGCCGCCGCCCGCACCGCTGATGGCGTGTGGCATGTGGGCGGCACCTGGGTCATCACCACTGGCGGCGGCTGTACCGTGCCCTCCACCGGCTCGGCCTCGCCCGAGTGGCAACGCCGGCTCAACGAGGTGAGCGGGCGCATCTGGTCGCGCCCCGAGGGCAACCGGGTCCGGCTGCGCATCATCCACCCCATGGACACCGGCCTGGCCGCCAGCATCCCCGCCTTTTACATTGAGCAGCTCAGCATCGTCGACGGCCAGCAACGCGTGCTGATGGAAATCGACGCCTTCGAGCCGGTCAGCGAAAACCCGCTGTTCACCCTCGACCTACCGCCCTCGGTGACGGACCTGGCCGCGGTGCAGATCACTGGCCGCGACAACAACGGCAACCTCGTCAACGCCTGGGTGGAACGATGA
- a CDS encoding methanol/ethanol family PQQ-dependent dehydrogenase: MEGRSKSNKHWAAAVSLIAASVMSMGSIQAKGVSDADIVKDAMTANDVVSFGMGTQGQRYSALDKINTDSIKDLVPVWSMSFGGEKQRGQESQPLIHDGVMFVTASYSRLFALDVKTGQKLWKYEHRLPDGIMPCCDVVNRGAALYGDLVIFGTLDAQLVALNRETGKVVWKQKVDDYAAGYSMTAAPIIVKGMVISGVSGGEFGVVGRVEARDALTGKLKWIRPVVEGHMGYTYGADGKAKEAGVSGTTNATWPGDLWKTGGAATWAGATYDPETNLIFAGTGNPAPWNSHLRPGDNLFSSSTVAIDPDTGKIVWHYQTTPHDGWDYDGVNEFVSFDYVKDGKTIKAGGKADRNGFFFVLDRTNGKLLNAFPFVNKITWAKSIDLKTGRPVYDDSNRPGDPSKGSDGKKGEVVTSAPSFLGGKNQQQIAYNPKTGYFYVPANEWAMDIWNEPVSYKKGAAYLGAGFTIKALNEDYIGALRAVDPVSGKIVWENKNYAPLWGGVLTTAGNLAFYGTPEGYLKALDATTGKEVWSFQTGSGVVAPPVTWEQDGEQYIAVVSGWGGAVPLWGGDVAKRVNFLEQGGSVWVFKLHKS, encoded by the coding sequence ATGGAAGGCAGGAGCAAATCCAACAAGCACTGGGCCGCCGCAGTCTCGCTGATCGCCGCATCGGTGATGAGCATGGGCAGCATCCAGGCCAAAGGCGTGAGCGACGCCGACATCGTGAAGGACGCGATGACCGCCAATGACGTGGTGTCGTTCGGCATGGGGACGCAGGGGCAGCGCTACTCGGCGCTGGACAAGATCAACACGGACTCCATCAAGGACCTGGTGCCGGTGTGGTCGATGTCTTTTGGCGGCGAGAAGCAGCGCGGCCAGGAGTCGCAGCCGCTGATTCACGACGGGGTGATGTTCGTCACCGCCTCGTACAGCCGTCTGTTTGCGCTGGACGTGAAAACCGGTCAGAAGCTGTGGAAGTATGAGCACCGCCTGCCCGACGGCATCATGCCGTGTTGTGACGTGGTCAACCGTGGCGCCGCGCTGTATGGCGACCTGGTGATCTTCGGCACGCTGGACGCCCAGCTGGTGGCCCTGAACCGTGAAACCGGCAAGGTGGTGTGGAAGCAGAAGGTGGACGACTACGCCGCCGGCTATTCGATGACGGCCGCACCGATCATCGTCAAGGGCATGGTCATCTCCGGTGTGTCTGGCGGTGAGTTCGGCGTGGTGGGGCGGGTCGAGGCGCGCGATGCCCTGACCGGCAAGCTCAAGTGGATCCGTCCGGTGGTCGAAGGCCACATGGGCTACACCTATGGCGCCGACGGCAAGGCCAAAGAGGCCGGGGTCTCGGGCACGACCAACGCCACCTGGCCGGGGGATCTGTGGAAGACCGGCGGTGCGGCCACCTGGGCCGGCGCTACCTATGATCCGGAGACCAACCTGATCTTCGCCGGTACCGGCAACCCGGCGCCGTGGAACAGCCACCTGCGCCCGGGCGACAACCTGTTCTCGTCCTCCACCGTGGCGATCGATCCGGATACCGGCAAGATCGTCTGGCACTACCAGACCACGCCGCACGACGGCTGGGACTACGACGGCGTGAACGAGTTCGTTTCCTTCGACTACGTCAAGGACGGCAAGACCATCAAGGCCGGTGGCAAGGCCGACCGCAACGGCTTCTTCTTCGTGCTCGATCGCACCAACGGCAAGCTGCTCAACGCCTTCCCGTTCGTGAACAAGATCACCTGGGCCAAGAGCATCGACCTGAAGACTGGCCGTCCGGTGTATGACGACAGCAACCGTCCGGGCGACCCGAGCAAGGGGAGCGACGGCAAGAAGGGTGAGGTGGTCACCTCCGCACCGTCCTTCCTCGGCGGCAAGAACCAGCAACAGATCGCCTACAACCCGAAGACCGGCTACTTCTACGTGCCGGCCAACGAATGGGCGATGGACATCTGGAACGAGCCGGTGTCGTACAAGAAGGGCGCGGCCTACCTGGGCGCCGGCTTCACCATCAAGGCGCTCAACGAGGACTACATCGGCGCGCTGCGTGCGGTCGATCCGGTTTCCGGCAAGATCGTGTGGGAAAACAAGAACTACGCCCCGCTGTGGGGTGGCGTGCTGACCACCGCCGGCAACCTGGCCTTCTACGGTACGCCCGAGGGCTACCTGAAGGCGCTCGACGCCACCACCGGCAAGGAAGTTTGGAGCTTCCAGACCGGCTCCGGCGTGGTCGCACCTCCGGTCACCTGGGAACAGGATGGCGAGCAGTACATCGCCGTGGTCTCCGGCTGGGGCGGCGCGGTGCCGCTGTGGGGCGGCGACGTGGCCAAGCGGGTGAACTTCCTCGAGCAGGGCGGTTCGGTATGGGTGTTCAAGCTCCACAAGAGCTGA
- a CDS encoding c-type cytochrome: MSQARPHHARRLIAIGLLIASALMAPAHATRPLPPDVNSSALPPIADPEGETNPYRDDPRAITVGRAAFNQSCAACHGIDADASRSPAPDLRRIGRSCGRVPEPDLKRRCQTDADVYFRSTVEKGKIKLGIEHMPPWQGILSTELIWAIRSFVETSQGRAK, translated from the coding sequence ATGTCACAAGCCAGACCTCACCACGCCCGCCGCCTCATAGCGATCGGCCTCCTCATTGCCAGCGCGCTGATGGCGCCCGCACACGCCACGCGGCCGCTGCCACCGGATGTCAACAGCTCGGCACTGCCCCCGATTGCCGACCCCGAGGGCGAAACCAATCCCTATCGCGACGACCCACGCGCGATCACCGTCGGCCGCGCCGCCTTCAATCAAAGCTGCGCCGCTTGTCACGGCATCGACGCCGACGCGAGCCGCTCGCCGGCGCCTGACCTGCGCCGCATCGGCCGCAGTTGTGGCCGTGTGCCCGAGCCGGATCTCAAGCGCCGCTGCCAGACCGACGCGGATGTGTATTTCCGCAGCACGGTCGAGAAAGGCAAGATCAAGCTCGGCATCGAGCACATGCCGCCATGGCAAGGCATTCTGTCGACCGAGCTGATCTGGGCCATCCGCAGCTTCGTCGAAACATCCCAGGGGCGGGCCAAGTGA
- a CDS encoding pentapeptide repeat-containing protein has product MPRSRLLIPLIATALISPASAETSPAATAETLVINGCPIWPYTRCPGADLRHADLVGKNLAGADLRGANLTRADLRAANLAGANLEGANLTAARLQKVNAPAANFRHATLVGADLEAARLMRSDLSAADLTGASLEFARLNFAWLEGAQLVSANLQEAKFATTNLRGARMEGCVTRFTIFPDANFENCQGCPTHW; this is encoded by the coding sequence ATGCCCCGATCCCGATTGCTCATCCCCCTGATCGCCACGGCGCTGATCAGCCCGGCCAGCGCCGAGACATCGCCGGCCGCCACGGCAGAAACACTGGTCATCAACGGTTGCCCGATCTGGCCCTATACCCGTTGCCCCGGTGCCGATCTGCGCCACGCCGATCTGGTCGGCAAGAATCTGGCAGGCGCCGATCTGCGCGGCGCGAACCTGACACGGGCGGACCTGCGCGCCGCCAACCTCGCTGGCGCCAACCTTGAAGGTGCCAACCTCACCGCCGCACGCCTGCAAAAGGTCAATGCGCCGGCTGCCAACTTCCGCCACGCCACACTGGTCGGCGCCGATCTGGAAGCGGCACGACTGATGCGCAGCGATTTGTCCGCGGCCGACCTGACTGGCGCCAGCCTGGAGTTCGCGCGGTTGAACTTCGCCTGGCTCGAAGGTGCTCAGCTGGTGTCCGCCAACCTGCAGGAGGCCAAGTTCGCGACAACCAACCTGCGCGGTGCGCGGATGGAAGGCTGCGTGACACGATTCACCATCTTCCCCGACGCCAACTTCGAGAACTGCCAGGGTTGCCCGACCCACTGGTAG
- a CDS encoding methanol/ethanol family PQQ-dependent dehydrogenase, with amino-acid sequence MTPRPLPFRPQLRLLVLAIAASIAMPAAASKRVSWEDLQNDHQTTGDVLSYGLGLKAQRHSPLKQINTKTVAALTPIWSFSFGGEKQRGQEAQALVHEGVIYVTASYSRFFAIEAKTGKRLWEYEHRLPDDIRPCCDVVNRGPAIYGDKVFFGTLDAAIVALNKDTGKVVWKKKFADHKVGYTMTGAPFVVKDQKSGKILLVHGSSGDEFGVVGWLFARDPDTGEEVWARPMVEGHMGRLNGKDSTPTGDAKAPSWPDDPKSPTGKVEAWSHGGGAPWQTASFDIENNMVVIGAGNPAPWNTWKRTAPGDDPRNWDSLFTSGQAYVDASTGELKGFYQHTPNDAWDFSGNNSVVLFEYKDPKSGKLVKASAHADRNGFFFVTDREKLAKGAGYPNKPTSLIGAWPFVDGITWATGFDLKTGKPIENSNRPPQPKDGADKGDSIYVSPPFLGGTNWMPMSYSPDTGLFYIPANHWAMDYWTEHLTYKAGSAYLGQGFRIKKLFDDHVGVFRAIDPKTGKIVWEHKETFPLWAGTLTTAGGLMFSGTSDGYVKAFDAKTGDELWKFQTGSGVVSVPITWEMDGEQYIGIQSGYGGAVPLWGGDLAELTKQVTQGGSFWVFKLPKQLAAN; translated from the coding sequence ATGACACCACGCCCCCTGCCTTTTCGGCCTCAACTGCGCCTCCTCGTGCTGGCCATCGCGGCCAGCATCGCCATGCCCGCCGCTGCCTCCAAGCGGGTGAGCTGGGAAGACCTCCAGAACGACCATCAAACGACGGGCGATGTCCTCTCCTACGGCCTGGGCCTGAAAGCCCAGCGTCACAGCCCGCTCAAGCAGATCAACACCAAAACGGTTGCCGCACTGACGCCGATCTGGAGCTTCTCCTTTGGCGGTGAAAAGCAGCGCGGCCAGGAAGCCCAGGCGCTGGTGCACGAGGGCGTCATCTACGTCACCGCCTCCTACTCGCGCTTCTTTGCCATTGAAGCCAAGACCGGCAAGCGCCTGTGGGAATACGAGCATCGCCTGCCCGACGACATCCGCCCGTGTTGCGACGTGGTCAACCGGGGGCCGGCCATCTACGGCGACAAGGTGTTCTTCGGCACGCTCGACGCCGCCATCGTCGCGCTCAACAAAGACACCGGCAAAGTCGTATGGAAGAAGAAGTTCGCCGACCACAAGGTGGGCTACACCATGACCGGCGCACCCTTTGTGGTTAAGGACCAGAAGAGCGGCAAAATCCTGCTGGTGCACGGCTCCTCGGGCGACGAATTCGGCGTGGTCGGCTGGCTGTTTGCCCGCGACCCGGACACCGGCGAAGAGGTGTGGGCACGGCCGATGGTCGAGGGGCACATGGGCCGCCTCAACGGCAAGGACAGCACCCCCACCGGCGACGCCAAGGCGCCGAGCTGGCCGGATGATCCGAAGTCGCCCACCGGCAAGGTCGAGGCCTGGAGCCATGGTGGCGGCGCGCCCTGGCAAACGGCGAGCTTCGACATCGAAAACAACATGGTGGTCATCGGCGCGGGCAACCCGGCCCCATGGAACACCTGGAAACGCACCGCCCCCGGCGACGATCCGCGCAACTGGGACAGCCTGTTCACCTCCGGCCAGGCGTATGTCGACGCCAGCACCGGCGAGCTCAAGGGCTTCTACCAGCACACCCCGAACGACGCCTGGGACTTCTCCGGCAACAACTCGGTGGTGCTGTTCGAGTACAAGGATCCGAAGTCCGGCAAGCTGGTCAAGGCCTCGGCCCACGCCGACCGTAACGGTTTCTTCTTCGTCACCGACCGAGAAAAGCTGGCCAAAGGGGCGGGTTACCCCAACAAGCCCACCTCCCTGATCGGCGCCTGGCCGTTTGTCGATGGCATCACCTGGGCCACCGGTTTTGACCTGAAGACCGGCAAACCGATCGAGAACAGCAACCGCCCGCCGCAGCCCAAGGACGGCGCCGACAAAGGCGACTCGATCTATGTGTCGCCGCCCTTCCTCGGCGGCACCAACTGGATGCCCATGTCGTACAGCCCGGACACTGGCCTGTTCTACATTCCGGCCAACCACTGGGCCATGGACTACTGGACCGAACACCTGACCTACAAGGCAGGCTCGGCCTATCTCGGCCAGGGCTTCCGCATCAAGAAGCTGTTCGACGACCACGTCGGCGTGTTCCGCGCGATCGACCCCAAAACCGGCAAGATCGTCTGGGAGCACAAGGAAACCTTCCCGCTGTGGGCCGGTACGCTGACCACCGCCGGCGGCCTGATGTTCTCGGGCACCTCTGACGGCTACGTGAAAGCCTTTGACGCCAAAACCGGCGATGAACTGTGGAAGTTCCAGACCGGCTCGGGCGTGGTTTCCGTGCCGATTACCTGGGAGATGGACGGCGAGCAGTACATCGGCATCCAGTCGGGCTACGGCGGCGCGGTGCCGCTGTGGGGCGGCGACCTCGCTGAACTGACAAAGCAGGTGACACAGGGCGGCTCGTTCTGGGTCTTCAAGCTACCCAAGCAACTGGCCGCCAACTGA